A stretch of DNA from Arachis hypogaea cultivar Tifrunner chromosome 19, arahy.Tifrunner.gnm2.J5K5, whole genome shotgun sequence:
AGTTCTTTCATTTATACAAAATTTATATGTTTTATctaaaattttctatatttattttcaaaaattttatgtctttttttatttatgtgttaattataaaaaatatctatattaATTTCATAAAACTTATGTGTTTTTACTATTtagaaaaaaattctttttaaaaatttaattgagacttagtttaaaaaaattaaaaaacacttATTCACTTgacatttttatatattatattgggCTATTAGAATATTTGGGTTACGCTACAAATAACTCATTATACTTAATTAgtttgtaagttttttttttttcaaagttaaaaatgaaatttaaatccaaaatttttaaataagaatGAAAAGATTAGACCATTTGAATTATACTTCGTTGACAATTAATCCGTAAGTTAATCGTACCAAACCTACAAAACCGTATTTAATGTTTAGATGTGGTCTTCCATCCACATATACTATATATACATagaaaacaaaatcctaaaactatgaaAAATAAATCCTATTATATGCACTCCAAAGCTGTCcccatttttttctttatcaCAATTATTTTGGTCGATATCATTTaccataaatttattttcaaatttttaagtttaatcTTTTAAGCTTTTGGTACTTACTCCAAAAATTACTGGGCCTTTCAGTTTTATAGATAATAATTACTCGGCCTTTCTTTTTATAATGACAACAGGAGTTTGGCCCAATATTGATGGCCCATCTTGTATATTTTTAACCTTTAAAAAATTTGCCTAGCAAgcacaaaaccaaaaaaaaaaaaaaaatggttaaAGAATAGGAGCTAGGAAGAAGAGGAAGTCTCAAATGTATATTTCCAACTTTGTCCTTTATTAGCAACATTTTCATTTAAAATGGTTAAAGAATAGGAGCTAGGAAGAAGAGGAAGTCTCAAATGTATATTTCCAACTTTGTCCTTTATTAGCAACATTTTCATTTACATAACTTAATCTTTCAAGatcagttttatttttattattattttaaaaggagACTAATAAATACAAGCATGGAATAATATAGCTAAGCAATTGACACTAACTTAAAATGGTGCTGAAAGAGGCTCTTTTAGATTAACATGATTTGTGTTTTCATTGTTGAAGGAACATTGGCATTCACATTCTTtaatctcatcatcatcatcatcattaagaATATCCTCTGCCTTCTCAATTTTGCCTCCATTTTCATCCTTCATTGGATGCATCAGCCCCTTCCATTCACAAAAATAACCATTATTCAGTAATAATTATTAAAGAATAATTAACCAAgtgtaataattaattaattaattaattcatgtACCTCAACAAAgagagctgaggcttctcttggttCTAACTTTTGAACTACATCCGCAGCCACTTCCTGCATGAATAAATTTAGCGAAtgcttataaaaatatttataaattagttaCAAATGAACAAATTTAAAAGTCAAATTCAGACGTGTAATGATCGTCcttaaaatcaaaatcaaaatcaagtcATAAtgacaaataagagaaaaaaaattattcgcATAAATTTAGAACAAGAAAATACCCTAAACACTAACAAGAAATGAATTAATAAACCTCcaaagtaaataaaataattgggAATAAATAGTGAAACAAAATTGAATTACCCTAACTTGGATGAGTTGCACTTGACTTAAGGTCCTAGGCTCTAGTTCAATGGAGCAAGATCtcttttccatgtatgatgaCAAAGAAGCCTAGATTTGATCTCAAGAATATTTTTTGGTACACGAAAGAATATGTAATTTGATGGGTAGAAATTGTAGCCCATAACAAAAAGCACTTAATGTAGACAATTCATAGATTAGACCTATATATACATACCAATAAGgaccattaattttttttcaatgcattcACGGGGTCTTTTGGTGATTGGAAGGAAAAATATTTGTGGCCATAATCAAAGAAACGTTGCTTTAATACTTTTGGATCCCGTGGCCAGATTGGGAACAAAGTTTTCTTGCTTGCTTGGGACATTCAATGCCTGAGATATTTGGTTGGATTGTGGCCAAAAAATAAAGTGGGGGAAAAAGTGCTAGCTTATGCATGTTaccattattttcttttgtttatcctCCATTAAAATGGCTTAGGCCCATCTTATGGTAGAGGTTTCCTTATTAGTAAGGTTCTTTTGGGGCTTCTAATTTATTTCAGAGAATATTTTTTAAGTCATTACTCTGTAAAGATAATAGTTAATAGgccaaagtatattttttgtcattaaagtttaataaaaattttaaaaatattcttaaattttattttattttaattttgttttaaaagtttttgatttgtatcaaatatactcctgatggttaatttttcaaaaaatttaaaatcaattcaacaacaatttcataagaataaccctcaacacaagcaaattaagcataattttcatgtattattgttagattggtcttaaattttttgaaaatttagccgtcgagggtatatttgatgcaaattgaaaatttttgggacaaaattaaaacaaaataaaatttaggggtatttttaaaatttttgccaaactttagggataaaaaatatactttaccctaattaATATGTTGTTACATATTATATTATgcaatttaatcaaatatgttgagttatttaataatttttagctATTGAAcactaaatttaataaatatagttACCATACTTTTATTTATTGGGCATCGACAAATGATTTTGTcccactttttattttttcatacttTATTTACCATAATTTATGTTATAGTTGTTATTTTGTTTGCCAAAAATAAGAGACAAATTTTGTCCTGAAATTTATTAGTATACTATCTCAATAGgttcttattattttttcaattataattttttaaaatataagatttaattaaaattttgtaaaattataaaaactattacTTATTAAACTAATTTTGAAGAACGAGTATTTTCATTTTTCAAGGACGAGAGATAAGTTTCTCATAAATTTCATACACGCATAAGAGTCAAATCTGCCCAACCTAGGAATACCcatttttttagttttgatatatattttttaagctTATGATATGGTGATAATTAACCAAATTGGGTCGCCATGCTTGCCACAAAGCTATAGTCAAATAGATAAATGTTGACTCTATCATGTGCCAAGTGAATAGTTGGTGCTAGCTCTAAGTCTTAACTAGTTTGAATTTATTTAAGGCCTATATATGAACCTAGCTACTACTACAAAACctacttatctttttaattaattatggcaTAGATGATATTTTTCAAGTAATACACACACAGCACCGATCACGCATATgtatttgtttaattaataattatatatgtatataccttATTTATGTGAACTGAATACTATTAGGGGGGAATATGTACCCTATCTGCGGGTACTCAATCCGACCCTATCCGGTcgggtagggtgcgggtagggttttTGTGCGGGTCGGGTAGGGTGCGGATTGAGCCTTAACCCTACTCGACCAATCcgcaccctatatatgtatatgttatatacttatataaaaatatattttaagtagATGTTGAACTAAAGATTTCTCACTAAATACAAAAGATCCTTAGTCGTtaaaagaagatcattaattgataatttaataaactttttttacataaaagtcagttctattttaaattatcatcaagttatataataacatTGCATTTTTTTTGTAATCCGCGGGTAGAGTCGGGTATCCGCGGGTTAAGAGCGGGTAGGTTAGGGttgagatattctcaacccgcgaatagggtagggttgagtttatataaaaatctcaacccgcAGGTAGGATTAGAGTTGACTCCAAACCCTACCATACCCTACCCATTACCACCCCTAAATACTATATAGTAAATCCATGCCAGTTCACCCACTCGAATCAGAATCTAATGCCAttccaaaatgaaaatgaaaatcacATAAACTAATTAGGTATCCACATAAACTTTGACTTTGTATGTCATTTTCTCATTATTATTTGATGCATGCCTTGAACTCAAAGGCCCTttactttaatttcttagtcaatATTACATTCTTGCAAGCCAAAATCTCCCTAATTATATAATAACTAGTGTGATACATAGGCTTGCCAAAAATGCTCCCAAAAATGGGAATTTATATGAATGATTTATATACTATTTATGatattatatatgataaataatCTAATCCTCATGTATGTTGATCATTGACATAAATTTTTGTGGATAAATTAATTACGAAAATGTTTGATaaccaaaataaattaacaaaaaaaatctaaaatttattattaaataaaataaattttaatttttttttatctttctaacATTACCCAATTAATTAATCCGTCCCTCGTCCTCACAATATTAAAAGTCCAATTATATTTGAACCCAAAAACGCTGAGTTCAAATTAAGCTAGACACCATAGTTGTATAGCAATCATCATAGGCTATGTTGGCTACAAATTTAGTGTTTAATTGtcaaaaaattaaatagttaatacttaatttaaaaattaataaattttaaatatttaaaatttattaaaaaagtaaGTTCGATAAAAAGTCAATATTAAATAATAGTGGATCGGAGTTtaataagaaattattttttaattaatatatttttattttaaatctttcaaaaataaagttaaaaaaatatatattatattaaaatctttttagaataattattattatctaattaaagttgattttttttgtataaaaaaaatataaagaaaaaagaaaaaaagagaagaagagaaaaagtttTTTGCTTGATAAATAAAGCGAATatataatcatatttttatagAATATATGGATTTTTTAAGTAGAAATAATtgattattcaaaaaatattatttatttaaagattattttaaataaaataatataaaaaattaatttttaggtagctaatataattgaattaatcaaataattaaaGCATCTTAATCCAATTCTCAACCAAATTAACCCTAAGCGTTTATCTTCACCTATCACTAGTATAACATGCTTGTAGCTAGCCTTCGGATAAGAAAATAACGTGCATTTATATGAACTCTGTAGAATATATTAAGATTAACTagtatttattagaattatgagttatgctacacatacaagttttacaagttggatcaagtttaacaaaaattatatttactcATTGGAGCGTAATAACACGCGCATCATTCAACCGTTTCCAAAGCGCGCTCTCACTCACCATTATGGAAGACGTTTCTTCTTCACGTTcctttttctcctcctcctcttcctgttttttctcatttttcttcgcATGTTTTATCTTTATCGTTgttttttattactgttgttgttgctgcattttttttcctcctcttctttctattaattttgtaatattatgtatttttttcttctttgtttgattttttctcccaacaaaaattataagaaaacgaaataagaagatgaggaagaggaagagcaagagttttgaattatgtagaacttatcagaataaaaatacacccaaaaattcctaaaatcaaggttgtgagaaccggaccggtcaatgaaccAATAAAGTGACTGGTTTAATAGTTTAAAGGTTCAACCGAAGTTCAACCGATTtaactaaatatataataaaattattaaaaatttaatatataattttaaatatttaaatttaataatttttaggttaataaaatttaaaattttataattttatataataaattatttatggttaaaaattaacaaattatttcaaacatcaaattttataactaacaaaaattaaaatagacaaaaataaaaaatcaaaatttagaaaaatcaGCATATTCAtcttagaattttcaaaaatttcaaactcCACCACAACACATCAAGAACTCAGCATCAGAAAGAACAAGAAGCAGaatcaccaaattaaaaaaatcagcATAAACTCAAAAACAATTCAAAATCAGAATCATAGCATAAAGTCATAAACATCTCAACCAAAAATATTTCAAGATAAACAATGTAGTGAAGCAATGCATCATAACACCATCAactgagaataaaaaaaatcatcaacaAACAAGTGAAGCAACTCATAAAtcacaataaataaaattaacaaataagcaGTGACTCGTTCCACACACaacagagaaaacaaataaaaaactaaagtgaaaaagggaagaaatcagtgaaaataaagaagaacaCAAAAATGTTGAGGGACAGCGAAGATTGAAGAACACACAGCGACGGAGAAGAGCCGACGTCGGTACAGATATGTTCGCACTTCGCACAGAGTGGTGCTCGACACAgacaaagagagaaagaaaaatgcCTCAGAGACAAGGCATTTTTGACGACGAAAAAGAGGCAGCCGATGACGAAAAAGACAGAAAAGAGTGGCGGCGTCTAAGACTGAGAGTAAGATAGATTGGAGCATTTTGCCATTTtgtcattttttaatttatgcgTATCACACAAACTTTTTCAATGGAACCATATATAATGTTGCTTGCTAGCTTCGGTTATCACCTAATTAAAGACAATGACTCTCCAATAATGATCCCTAACCCGTGCTTCTCTTGCTAATAACATCAACCCTCGCCAGTAGTTATCCCAACACCCTCTCTCATATTctctttcaaaaagaaaaaaaaaatgctgAAAATTATATCAACATGCATGATAATAATCACTGGTAGGTTGAGCCAACACTTTAGAAGTCTTTCTCTACATTTGACTATTTGAGTATAGAGTCGTATGTTTGATgatttctattcttctcttcttgtgTTCTtccaaatattttttgaattagttttaaatttgttaaaaacgAAAGTGTTTTgtcataaaaatacttttttttttaaatttaagttaaTAGAAAGTAATAtattaatagttatatttttaagtGATCGATTTTTATCGATTTATTTCAAATTTGACCGATTTATTCTGATTCTCTACTTTATTTAGTTTAATTAATAAATTGGATCGATTTAAAATTTGGTTCACCGATTTTTCAGTCAAACTGGTCAATCCGATCCAGTTTTAATAACACCgatatatgttatatatatatatatatatatatatatatatatatatatatatatatatatatatatatatatatatatattttaagaaataaaaaaatcgaactctacctttttttatcataaaaattctgatactatattataaaattattttttttaaaaacttaaatggataaaaaaaatatatgaatagttagttatatatctaataatatatttaatctaaattttattaaaattaatttagatatttattgaAAGTAAAATAATATTCTATATTAGTTTTTTGCAGTGCTAAtgcaaaaaaaggaaaaatggcAAATTTCAACTTGTACATGTTTGTTATTATCTAGGAGAGGATATATATTGAAGTGAAAATTACTGGGTCACATGCATAATTATTGAGAGATTGGATAGATGAGAGTACTACGTAGGTCACTTGTCATTTAATTTGTTGGccattattcatatttgaataaGTGAAAATTTTCCTTATATGATTGGGGAATCAAGTGACTTATCATTTATGACTTGCTGCTGCAATTTGATTCTCTAGTCGTTATCTCTGTGAAATTTCCAATATTTCCTTGTACTATTCAAATAATATATAACTCCTAAAAGGGTCAATTCTATAAATATTCTTAttagtattaattattattttgactaatattttatttttatattattaaattttgatatttaaaatttagtttttaatattcaGAACCAATCAAATACAaactaaaaatgataaattttgttgcTTACTTAGTATTATTCATATCTTAAAGAAAAATTACAGGATCCTAATTAATGAACACTTAATTACTAGAATAACTTTGCTAGTACTatgttactaaaataaaaatgtaaaaaactcttaaaatttagaaaaaaaaatagataaatccttaatctttttatttaaagatacataagttttttattaattaaaatttaaaaatacaaaaatatttttaactttttaaaatacgaaatatttaaatttttttcatttaaaatatataaaaataaattaatcttttagagaaatttaaatgtctgacattttaaaaaataaaaaaatttgtgtatttttaattaattaaaaatttatttatctttagaATAAAAAGTCAGACACTACTTATATCTAAAACTGAAAATGAATAATTGCTGATATATACATTGTTGGAAGATTTTCAAGTGTACCGTTATATCGGTATATCAGTGATTTTTaatcgttgatcttaattatatatattatatatattttttataattaaaatcaacggttaaaaataaCTGAAACACCGGTATGACGatacacttaaaaatttttctataTTGTTATGTATATATACATGAATTTGTTGTAAGAAACAATAATTTAAGGTTAAAAATAACTGAAACATCGTTATGATGGTACACTTTAAAATTTTCCTATATTGTTATGTATATATACATGAATTTGTTGTAAGAAACAATAATATAAGGGCCCCAAAAGAAGGGGCATGTCATATATAGAGACATAAGTGATGTAAATAGATAGGAAGCAA
This window harbors:
- the LOC112777213 gene encoding uncharacterized protein is translated as MEKRSCSIELEPRTLSQVQLIQVREVAADVVQKLEPREASALFVEGLMHPMKDENGGKIEKAEDILNDDDDDEIKECECQCSFNNENTNHVNLKEPLSAPF